The following coding sequences are from one Schizosaccharomyces osmophilus chromosome 1, complete sequence window:
- a CDS encoding NADP binding superfamily, implicated in heme catabolism, giving the protein MYKFHISPFFPEKFFLLYITHRFFIQQVLEKMAIFALFGGHGKVSLLFTKIASEAGHVVYNVVRDYVQNEDIEKVNGRTKVCSLEKASPLQIAELLKEIMPDIIVFAAGSGGKGGVERTKAVDYEGSVKVFDAMRIARIRRLIMVSAIDNRDMNQPPPPHYKEADVELSLKIHKAIGTYYHYKYIADQELVRRSTDIDWTIVRPSGLTDENSNGKIAIGKISINSMISRETVARAILLFAMDPQSKHLIADITDGDIPIHKAISGFIIKGESSYTYSV; this is encoded by the exons ATGTAC AAATTCCACATTTCACCTTTTTTCCCTgagaaattctttcttttatatattACTCATCGATTTTTCATACAACAG GTGTTGGAAAAAATGGCAATATTCGCCCTTTTTGGTGGCCACGGAAAAGTATCTCTGCTTTTCACAAAGATTGCATCTGAAGCAGGACACGTTGTGTACAATGTTGTTCGTGACTATGTACAGAATGAAGATATTGAGAAAGTGAACGGTCGAACGAAGGTTTGTTCACTGGAAAAAGCATCTCCACTACAGATTGCTGAGCTgttgaaagaaatcatgCCGGATATAATCGTGTTCGCAGCTGGCTCTGGGGGGAAAGGTGGAGTTGAGAGGACCAAAGCTGTGGATTATGAAGGATCTGTAAAAGTATTTGATGCTATGAGGATCGCAAGAATTCGAAGGCTAATTATGGTATCGGCGATTGACAATCGGGACATGAATCAACCTCCTCCACCCCATTATAAGGAAGCTGATGTCGAATTGAGTCTAAAAATTCACAAAGCTATTGGTACTTATTAtcattataaatatattgCAGATCAGGAACTGGTGCGTCGATCCACTGATATTGACTGGACCATCGTACGTCCATCAGGGCTTACAGACGAGAATAGCAATGGTAAAATTGCCATTGGTAAAATTTCGATTAATAGTATGATTTCCAGGGAAACTGTTGCTCGAGCTATTCTATTGTTTGCAATGGATCCACAGTCCAAACATCTTATTGCTGACATTACGGATGGTGACATTCCGATCCACAAAGCTATATCTGGGTTTATTATCAAAGGAGAATCTTCTTATACCTACTCTGTATAA